CCTCCCGCGCGTACGGCGTCTTCGACGAGCAGAAGGGCTGCGCGGTCCGCGGCACCTTCATCATCGACAAGGACGGCATCGTGCGCTGGACGGTCGTCAACGGCCTGCCCGACGCGCGTGACCTGAACGAGTACATCAAGGCCCTCGACAGCCTCTGAGCCCCGTCGGGAACCTCGGGCACTTGGTGCACTTCCAGCGGGTTCCGGCAACTGTTCACCGGGAAAGACGCCGGCAGGCGGGAACCCGTCACTAGGATCGAAACGTTGATCCCGGTAGAAACCGCACGACGGGGCGCCGCCCCACACATGAACCCAATGGAGGACCCGTGGGAGTCAGCCTCAGCAAGGGCGGAAACGTCTCGCTGACCAAGGCCGCGCCGAATCTGACGGCGGTCATCGTCGGTCTGGGCTGGGACGCTCGCACCACCACCGGCGTCGACTTCGACCTCGACGCCAGCGCGATCCTGACCAACGACCAGGGCAAGGTCGCCAACGACTCGAACTTCGTGTTCTTCAACAACCTGAAGAGCCCGGACGGCTCGGTCGAGCACACCGGTGACAACACCACCGGTGAGGGCGAGGGCGACGACGAGGCCATCAAGGTGAACCTGGCCGGTGTCCCGGCCGATGTCGCCAAGATCGTCTTCCCGGTCTCGATCTACGAGGCCGAGAGCCGCCAGCAGAGCTTCGGCCAGGTCCGCAACGCCTACATCCGCGTCGTGAACCAGGCCGACAACTCCGAGCTCGCCCGCTACGACCTCTCCGAGGACGCCTCGACCGAGACCGCCATGGTCTTCGGCGAGCTGTACCGCAACGGTGCGGAGTGGAAGTTCCGCGCCATCGGCCAGGGCTACGCCTCCGGCCTGCGCGGCATCGCCCAGGACTTCGGCGT
The Streptomyces sp. NBC_01296 DNA segment above includes these coding regions:
- a CDS encoding TerD family protein; the protein is MGVSLSKGGNVSLTKAAPNLTAVIVGLGWDARTTTGVDFDLDASAILTNDQGKVANDSNFVFFNNLKSPDGSVEHTGDNTTGEGEGDDEAIKVNLAGVPADVAKIVFPVSIYEAESRQQSFGQVRNAYIRVVNQADNSELARYDLSEDASTETAMVFGELYRNGAEWKFRAIGQGYASGLRGIAQDFGVNV